TCCGCAATGAGTTCGATGGCATGAGTGCTGAGCGGTTTGCCTTCGGTTTGTGTCCAGGTGCCAGGGCGGTGTTTCAAACCTTTGCCGCGGAATAGTGGCCGATTGGATTCCAATACAATATCACCATTCCGGGCGGTTATTTTGTACCGCTCGAAACGCTCGTCGATATAAAGCTGTTCTACCGAGAGCCTAATCTTCCGCTTGTGGTATTCTATCGTAATTGGGAATGTCATGGACAGTCCGCAATTTACACCAGTAAGACAATGAATTTTATTTTTCCTCCCACTCATAGGGATTAAACGGAGGAGGCACCGGCACAATGAGCATCATGTTTTTAATTGCAACAACCTGTATGCAATCACCCATGTTAAATCCTGCCTTTTCCAACCATCGCCCTGAAATCCTGATATAAGGAGCTGGTTTATTGATGGAATGCGAATTGAAATAAGAAAGTTCGGATATTTTGAGTGTTCGGATGCACTTGTTATCGTAATCACTCATATACTGAGACACATGCGCAACATCAGCCAGGGTATCTTTCATTCGAGTGAACAGCTTTTTAGCACGTTTGATTGACCTGTCCCCCGCACCATCCATTTTATAATCCACATACACGTCCGGCTCTTTTTTGCTTGTCCGAATGCGTGGAACTGTTTTCTTTATAACGGTTTTGTCTTTGGTTTTACACGGTGCCATTTGAACAGGTTCACCTAGATCAGGTGAGTTATAATTTTCGATCCAGCCGCAGGCGTCCATCTCCAATAAGCTACCAAACTCAGTATAACCAACCGCGTCTTCCATGTCTTCCGCTTCACGCCCAATTAACCGTTTCGGATAGGAAAACCATACTTTGCCGTCGTCTTCTTCCTCGCTTTCAAAAATCAATGTATCGCCTTTATCGAGTTGAACAGAAATATTACCGCCGCGTGTAGGGATATAGAATATTAGACAGTCTTTATCGTCTCCTTTCAAAACGGTGTAGAGACGATCAGGCTCAGGATATGAGTAATAAAGCGTTGCGCAGTCTTCGGCATAATCGATACGATAGGTGCCGTTTTCCTGCAAAATTTTATCGACGTGCTTAAACAGTTCTTCTTTTGTCGTGAATTGTTCAACATGTTCTTGCATCGGGTACGTTTTTTAAAATGAAGGAATGTCGTTATCACGCTACGAAACTTTTTCAATCAAGCCTTCATCAAGCATATCTTGTAAAGTGCCATACTCGGTAAATCCTATAGCCCAATCACTGGTCATTTCTTGCCTGTCCATTGGCATAGTGGTGCAAGTAAACCAAACTGTATCGTCGATCTCTGTGACAAAGACCAGGATATCGCCTGTATCGAGACTGGTTTCGTCGGCATAACCTAGATCCTCTTCGCAAATATTCTCATAGGGTAAGTGATAAAAGATAAAATCATCCTCATATTCATCACCATCTTCATCCTCGTCATCCGGCCCTTTTACAACTCTGTATAATTTGTCATCATCAAGCCAATAGTTCAGCGTGTAGCCGCCTTTTTCTTTTTCAGCCGCATAAAGGGCATGACGTTCCCAGATTTCATGAATGCTTTTAAAGAGGCTCCATTTTGTTTTATGGTGCTCTGAAAAATATTCCATTGCGTCTAAATGAACGTTTTTAAATAGGTTTTCAGCTGGCTCAGTCCTGTTTGCAAAAGGGTGTCAACAGTTTCAATAGAAACATTAAGGGCGTTGGCAATTCGCGCTTTGCAATAGCCTCGTTCGTACATGAGTTCGATCACGCAACGTTGGCCCCGGTTCATGGTTAAAAGTTTCTGTCGCAAGCCGATGGAAAGGCGTTCCAGTTCGTCCGCCGACGGCCAGCGGTTGAGCTGCTTCAACGCAACTGTTGCCAGTTGATGCATCATATGCAGCAGCCACGCAAACAGTTGTTGTTGCCGTTGATCGTAAGATTGCAACGCTTGCCAGACAGCGGAAAACCCGTCTTCCAGAACGTGAACCGCATTTTTCTTGTCGGTTTCGATCAAGTCGATAAGACTGCCGTGTAAAGCAGGCGAAAACGTGTCATGCACG
The Niastella koreensis GR20-10 genome window above contains:
- a CDS encoding sigma factor, whose product is MKNKLHINEQLLIDLLCASDCKAFEFVHDTFSPALHGSLIDLIETDKKNAVHVLEDGFSAVWQALQSYDQRQQQLFAWLLHMMHQLATVALKQLNRWPSADELERLSIGLRQKLLTMNRGQRCVIELMYERGYCKARIANALNVSIETVDTLLQTGLSQLKTYLKTFI
- a CDS encoding type I addiction module toxin, SymE family, encoding MQEHVEQFTTKEELFKHVDKILQENGTYRIDYAEDCATLYYSYPEPDRLYTVLKGDDKDCLIFYIPTRGGNISVQLDKGDTLIFESEEEDDGKVWFSYPKRLIGREAEDMEDAVGYTEFGSLLEMDACGWIENYNSPDLGEPVQMAPCKTKDKTVIKKTVPRIRTSKKEPDVYVDYKMDGAGDRSIKRAKKLFTRMKDTLADVAHVSQYMSDYDNKCIRTLKISELSYFNSHSINKPAPYIRISGRWLEKAGFNMGDCIQVVAIKNMMLIVPVPPPFNPYEWEEK